aagcattccttacaaaggtgtagaaacctctcccttgcaGACAcgtttaaaatcgtgaggctaatggAGATACATGAcgggctaaagcagacaatatctactaacgttgggtttgggctattacaaacgGTATCAGATCCAAACACCAAACGGTGTGCCAGGGAGGACGTTGGAACTCCAAAGagggtagattatgagatcacacattggttgaagaggggaacaaagcatttcttataagggtgtagaaacctctctctagcatactccttttaaaaacttaacaGCGGTTCGTAACGGattaaagcggacaatatatgttaggaGTTGGTGCAAAACAAAATGGAAGGAGCAAAGGTGTTATGATCCAAATTTgcaataatttcattttccaaCTTCCCCTATCAACTAAAGTTCatcatcttttaatttttttctcatgtGGGTCCTTAATCTTCTTATTTATACCAAATCCATTCCTTCACTTTTCCatacaaaataacaaaacctttctctcttcaaaaatgcctcattcttttcttatccttctctctctctttctcttcttctctttcatttctaGCCAAAATCCTCCCTCCCCTGGCTACTTCCCAAGCAACCAAGTTCAATCCATTGCCTTCGATCACGGCTTTCGAAACCGATGGGGCTCGCAACATCAAAAAGTCGACCAAGGAACCTTAACTATCTGGCTCGATAGTTCATCAGGTATACTGTAATCTATCCACTTAAGTTTTTGAGCTGAACGGTAAGtataacggtccaagcccatcactagccgatattgtcatatttgagttttcacttatgggcttctcctcaaggtttttaaaacacgtatgctaggaagaggttttcatacccttttttaaagggtgttttgttctcctccccaaccgatgtgggatctcacaatccacccctttcggggcccagcatccttgctggcactccttccgttctccaattgatgtgggatcccccaatccactccccttcgggacccagcgtccttcttggcacactgcctcttGTCCACTCGGGGCACAACCTTCTTACTAGCACATAGcttagtgtctagctctgatactatttataatagctcaagcccatcacaggctgatattgtcttttttggacttcCTTTCCGAGCTTttctttaagatttttaaaacatgtttggtaGGGAGAGTTCTCCACACTCTTTTAAAGGATATTTCGTTAAGAATGGTATAACTTAGTTGAGTGGTAGTTTAACtataaattatctttttttccttcttaaaCAGGCAGTGGATTCAAATCCCTCAATCGATACCAATCAGGCTACTTTGGAGCTGCCATTAAGCTTCATCCTGGCTACACTGCCGGTGTCATCACTTCTTTTTATGTAAGTATTCATTAAATTTACTCTTTTAACATAGTGATgaatttacttatttttcttttgggtttggtAGCTATCCAACAATGAAGATTACCCCGGAAACCACGACGAAATCGATATCGAATTCCTCGGAACGACGTCGGATAAGCCATATGTTCTACAAACCAATGTGTTTATGAGAGGGAGTGGAGATGGAAACATCATAGGAAGGGAAATGAGATTCCATCTCTGGTTCGATCCGACTCAAGATTTCCACAATTACGCCATTTTATGGACTCGAGAACAAATCAtgtacgttttaaaattatacgTTTAGTCTTTGTACTTTCAAACCGACGATAAGTTTTATTCATACGACGTTGTAGATTCTTGGTAGATGACGTACCGATCAGGAGGTACGAGAAGAAAACCGAAGCGACATACCCCGTGAGGCCAATGTGGGTGTACGGGTCGATATGGGATGCGTCGTCGTGGGCGACGGAGGACGGAAAGTACAAGGCTGATTACAAATATCAACCGTTTATCGGACGATACAACAACTTCAAGCTAGGTGGTTGTGCTGCAGACGGGGCGGCGTCGTGCCATCCGCTTAGCGGCGGACCGGGCAGCG
This genomic interval from Cucurbita pepo subsp. pepo cultivar mu-cu-16 chromosome LG20, ASM280686v2, whole genome shotgun sequence contains the following:
- the LOC111783231 gene encoding probable xyloglucan endotransglucosylase/hydrolase protein 32 isoform X2, which produces MPHSFLILLSLFLFFSFISSQNPPSPGYFPSNQVQSIAFDHGFRNRWGSQHQKVDQGTLTIWLDSSSGSGFKSLNRYQSGYFGAAIKLHPGYTAGVITSFYLSNNEDYPGNHDEIDIEFLGTTSDKPYVLQTNVFMRGSGDGNIIGREMRFHLWFDPTQDFHNYAILWTREQII
- the LOC111783231 gene encoding probable xyloglucan endotransglucosylase/hydrolase protein 32 isoform X1, which codes for MPHSFLILLSLFLFFSFISSQNPPSPGYFPSNQVQSIAFDHGFRNRWGSQHQKVDQGTLTIWLDSSSGSGFKSLNRYQSGYFGAAIKLHPGYTAGVITSFYLSNNEDYPGNHDEIDIEFLGTTSDKPYVLQTNVFMRGSGDGNIIGREMRFHLWFDPTQDFHNYAILWTREQIIFLVDDVPIRRYEKKTEATYPVRPMWVYGSIWDASSWATEDGKYKADYKYQPFIGRYNNFKLGGCAADGAASCHPLSGGPGSGMSQQQERAMEWVQSNYLVYNYCHDPRRDHTLTPEC